A portion of the Bdellovibrio bacteriovorus genome contains these proteins:
- the rplU gene encoding 50S ribosomal protein L21: protein MYAIIRTGGKQYKVQAGDVVQVDKVAQDLGAEFVINEVLLVGGETATLGSPLVKGASVTVVVTKQAKTRKQIVFKKKRRQGYRKFATHKQEFSELFIKAISFDGKTAKAEGSANVVDVKAVRAEKAQARVADRKERAENKSKGTAEVVKKAAKKVAKKKVAKKAVKKTAKKATKTGAKKKAAKKTSKKA from the coding sequence ATGTACGCGATTATTCGCACAGGCGGCAAACAATATAAGGTCCAAGCCGGGGACGTAGTTCAAGTAGATAAAGTTGCACAAGATCTTGGTGCAGAGTTCGTTATTAATGAAGTTCTTTTGGTTGGTGGTGAAACAGCTACTCTAGGATCACCTCTTGTAAAAGGTGCTTCAGTAACAGTTGTTGTAACTAAACAAGCAAAAACTCGTAAACAGATCGTTTTCAAAAAGAAACGTCGTCAAGGTTACAGAAAATTTGCTACTCATAAGCAAGAATTCTCTGAACTTTTCATCAAAGCCATCTCTTTCGACGGTAAAACTGCGAAAGCTGAAGGTTCTGCAAACGTAGTAGATGTTAAAGCAGTTCGTGCTGAAAAAGCTCAAGCTCGTGTAGCGGATCGTAAAGAACGCGCCGAAAACAAAAGCAAAGGCACAGCAGAAGTTGTTAAAAAAGCCGCTAAAAAAGTAGCTAAGAAAAAAGTTGCGAAAAAAGCTGTTAAAAAGACAGCTAAAAAAGCAACTAAAACTGGCGCTAAGAAAAAAGCAGCTAAGAAAACATCTAAGAAAGCTTAA
- a CDS encoding 23S rRNA (pseudouridine(1915)-N(3))-methyltransferase RlmH, which translates to MKFVLYNLATAKEAWADEVSDLYKKKISFFIPLDIQALKAKKSAREDADFKRNEESDLILKNLNSDDYVVLFDERGSVLDSIQFSKKIENILGSSKKRAVFIIGGAFGVNEDVRRRADLKISLSPMVMNHLMAQAMSLEQIYRAFTIIKKIPYHNI; encoded by the coding sequence ATGAAATTTGTTTTGTACAATCTCGCCACGGCTAAAGAGGCTTGGGCCGATGAAGTCAGCGATTTGTACAAAAAAAAGATTTCGTTTTTTATTCCGCTAGATATCCAGGCCCTTAAAGCAAAAAAGTCGGCACGTGAAGATGCCGACTTTAAACGCAACGAAGAATCCGATCTTATCTTAAAAAATCTAAATAGTGACGATTATGTTGTCCTGTTTGATGAACGTGGATCGGTTCTTGATTCCATTCAATTTTCTAAAAAAATCGAAAATATCTTGGGCAGCTCGAAAAAAAGAGCGGTATTTATCATCGGCGGCGCTTTTGGTGTGAATGAAGATGTGCGCCGTCGTGCAGATCTTAAGATCAGTCTTTCACCGATGGTGATGAACCACCTGATGGCGCAAGCGATGAGCCTAGAGCAGATCTATCGCGCTTTTACGATTATCAAAAAAATTCCGTATCACAATATTTAG
- a CDS encoding type IV pilus twitching motility protein PilT — MATIDELFKLMVEQGASDLHISSGAPPYLRLHGDMLPLNYRELTNQDVQGLLFEILSEKQKKAFVEKWELDFAYTLAGVGRFRCNVFMQRKGLGAVMRVIPEKIKTAQELGLPPAIMDMIDCDRGLILVTGPTGSGKSTTLAAMIHQINMTREAHIITVEDPIEFVHPNLKSLVNQREVGSHTKSFANALKAALREDPDILLVGELRDLETISLALTAAETGHVVFGTLHTNSAAKTIDRIIDVFPAGQQQQIRTMLAESLRGVVAQTLFARADGQGRVAAYEIMRNTKAISNLIREGKVHQIPSAIQTGSSSGMVLFEKYIEDLVRKGKVSVADAKTFLGQAGGGDTTVQGTIPGGGPKTKVG, encoded by the coding sequence ATGGCAACAATCGACGAACTATTTAAACTCATGGTCGAACAAGGAGCATCTGACTTACATATCAGTAGCGGTGCGCCTCCTTACTTGCGCCTTCACGGAGACATGCTTCCGTTGAATTATCGCGAATTAACCAATCAAGATGTACAAGGTCTGCTATTTGAAATTCTCTCTGAGAAACAAAAAAAAGCTTTCGTCGAAAAATGGGAATTAGACTTCGCTTATACTTTGGCGGGTGTGGGTCGCTTCCGTTGTAACGTGTTTATGCAGCGTAAAGGCCTTGGCGCCGTGATGCGTGTGATTCCCGAAAAAATTAAAACAGCTCAAGAACTTGGCTTGCCCCCAGCCATCATGGACATGATTGATTGTGATCGCGGTTTAATCTTAGTCACGGGTCCTACGGGCTCAGGTAAATCAACGACGCTTGCGGCGATGATCCATCAGATCAATATGACTCGCGAAGCTCATATCATTACCGTGGAAGATCCGATCGAGTTCGTTCACCCAAATTTAAAATCTTTGGTCAATCAGCGCGAAGTTGGTAGCCACACTAAAAGTTTCGCAAATGCTTTAAAAGCGGCGTTACGTGAAGACCCAGATATTTTACTCGTGGGTGAGTTGCGTGACTTAGAAACCATTTCGTTAGCCTTGACGGCCGCAGAAACCGGTCACGTCGTTTTCGGAACACTTCATACTAACAGTGCTGCAAAAACTATTGACCGTATCATCGACGTTTTCCCCGCGGGACAGCAACAACAAATCAGAACCATGCTGGCAGAAAGTTTGCGTGGGGTTGTGGCACAAACTCTATTTGCTCGCGCCGATGGACAAGGTCGTGTTGCCGCTTATGAAATCATGAGAAATACCAAAGCGATTTCAAATCTGATTCGCGAAGGTAAGGTGCATCAGATTCCTTCAGCTATTCAGACAGGCTCCAGCTCAGGCATGGTGCTTTTCGAAAAATACATCGAAGACTTGGTCCGCAAAGGAAAAGTTTCCGTGGCCGATGCCAAAACTTTCTTGGGTCAAGCCGGTGGCGGCGACACCACCGTTCAGGGAACCATCCCTGGCGGTGGACCAAAAACCAAAGTGGGCTAA
- the deoC gene encoding deoxyribose-phosphate aldolase, with product MQLSHYIDHTLLKPDATLSQINTLCKEAVQYGFHSVCVNTSYVKTCADLLKNSSVKVCCVVGFPLGAMDTDSKAFETQTAIKNGATEIDMVINIGAVKDRRHEYAVNDIAAVVVAAQGHPVKVIIETALLDDDEKKIACQYALEGNAQFVKTCTGFSGGAASVDDVRIMKKVVGDRMEIKASGGIKSLTTAEALIQAGATRLGTSSGVALIRGGQINGGY from the coding sequence GTGCAACTAAGTCATTATATCGACCACACGCTTTTAAAGCCCGATGCGACACTATCGCAAATAAATACCTTGTGTAAGGAAGCTGTCCAGTATGGCTTTCACAGTGTTTGCGTGAACACTTCTTACGTTAAAACTTGTGCTGATCTTTTAAAAAACTCTTCGGTGAAAGTTTGCTGCGTGGTCGGATTTCCTTTGGGGGCCATGGACACCGATAGTAAAGCTTTCGAAACACAAACGGCAATTAAAAACGGTGCGACCGAAATCGACATGGTCATTAATATCGGTGCCGTGAAAGATCGCCGCCACGAATACGCTGTGAATGATATCGCCGCCGTGGTCGTCGCTGCCCAAGGTCATCCGGTGAAAGTGATCATCGAGACAGCTTTGCTAGACGATGACGAAAAGAAAATTGCTTGCCAGTACGCCTTGGAAGGAAACGCCCAGTTTGTAAAAACTTGCACGGGTTTTAGTGGTGGTGCAGCCTCTGTTGACGACGTTCGTATTATGAAAAAGGTTGTGGGCGATAGAATGGAAATCAAAGCTTCTGGCGGCATTAAAAGTCTCACCACGGCAGAGGCACTTATTCAAGCGGGCGCCACCCGCTTAGGCACAAGCTCTGGCGTCGCGCTTATTCGCGGCGGTCAAATTAACGGAGGCTACTAA
- a CDS encoding protein-glutamine glutaminase family protein, whose translation MRLLSILVLTGFTLSISAFAQGLSAVRETGETYEQAQARSLMLYQLKNIESFTQPDTYLRRTPMDVKVSLEKLDTTTIPQLSSYEVLENEFKYIRDTRFFNSPDPKFPRRLTWLYPDDGCYARAEMAKIKLVEHKQIAPNKIFVFGNLNASTKNTFNGRVQWWYHVAATYRVDTKVYVFDPSIEPEHPLTLDEWHLAVGGAQTSVKYAVCAPNAFDPNSNCERPVQTNISDVISEQTDFLGPEWERVELLHRDPTKELGEFPPWLH comes from the coding sequence ATGCGTTTATTATCTATTTTAGTTTTGACCGGTTTTACATTGTCCATCTCTGCATTTGCTCAAGGTCTTTCTGCGGTTCGTGAGACCGGCGAAACCTATGAACAAGCCCAAGCTCGCAGCTTGATGCTTTATCAGTTAAAGAATATCGAATCTTTCACTCAGCCTGACACTTACCTGCGCCGCACTCCGATGGATGTTAAGGTCAGTCTTGAAAAATTAGACACCACAACCATCCCACAACTTTCTTCTTATGAAGTTTTGGAAAATGAATTTAAATATATTCGCGACACGCGTTTTTTTAATTCACCAGATCCTAAATTTCCGCGCCGCCTGACATGGCTTTATCCAGACGATGGATGTTATGCCCGTGCGGAAATGGCTAAAATCAAATTGGTCGAACACAAACAAATCGCGCCTAACAAAATCTTCGTCTTTGGGAACTTAAATGCTTCGACGAAGAATACTTTTAATGGACGTGTTCAGTGGTGGTATCATGTCGCCGCAACTTACCGCGTAGACACCAAGGTTTATGTTTTTGATCCTTCCATCGAACCCGAGCATCCGTTAACTTTGGACGAGTGGCATTTAGCTGTCGGGGGCGCCCAAACTTCTGTGAAATATGCCGTTTGCGCTCCAAACGCGTTTGATCCTAACTCAAACTGCGAACGCCCCGTTCAAACAAATATTTCGGATGTTATTTCTGAACAAACCGACTTCTTAGGTCCCGAGTGGGAACGAGTCGAACTTTTGCATCGGGACCCAACAAAAGAGCTTGGCGAGTTCCCGCCTTGGCTTCACTAA
- a CDS encoding helix-turn-helix domain-containing protein translates to MKKCGDFLKQSREAQGLSQKNISTMLGYNTSQFVSNWERGLSMPPIPTLRKLAKVYKIDAEVLFNVILEAQVESVTQSLKEKFVAEYRRGLGKSSNRSHRA, encoded by the coding sequence GTGAAAAAATGTGGCGATTTTCTGAAACAAAGTCGAGAGGCCCAAGGCCTTTCACAAAAAAATATTTCAACAATGTTGGGATATAACACGTCTCAGTTCGTCTCTAACTGGGAGCGCGGACTTTCGATGCCACCGATTCCAACCTTACGCAAATTAGCAAAGGTCTATAAGATTGATGCTGAAGTTTTGTTTAACGTTATCCTAGAAGCTCAAGTAGAGTCTGTCACTCAAAGCTTAAAAGAAAAGTTCGTGGCGGAATACCGGCGCGGCTTAGGCAAGTCCTCAAACCGCTCCCACCGTGCTTAA
- the nadD gene encoding nicotinate (nicotinamide) nucleotide adenylyltransferase has translation MKIGIFGGSFNPPHMGHINAVQTVAKKVGLGKVHIIPAAQNPLKTPVEGPTSDQRLELTRLAFEQYGETYFVDDQEIKRGGLSYTIDTVMSLRKSYEAADLFLIVGADKFEELSQWKDYQKLLSEVNLIVTTRPGYDTPETLEEMPAYLKPMVSDFDFNFIELNTGRSIQFITLRDIEISASEVRKWLRTGKPVEKYLPLAVESYIKEHKLYRNLGDRIGDFTKFSAFCADVLFAKKGINVRGFDLTGSSAPSEYTLIASGTSTRHAAAMAENIVMAVKEEYNVHPQSVEGIDEGRWVLVDYGSLIVHIFYDFVRQEYNLENLWRDGKDMGLKDPYVGKPGTP, from the coding sequence ATGAAAATAGGTATTTTCGGAGGTAGTTTCAATCCTCCACACATGGGTCATATCAATGCCGTTCAAACCGTCGCTAAAAAAGTCGGCTTGGGTAAAGTGCACATCATTCCGGCGGCCCAGAATCCTCTTAAAACTCCGGTTGAAGGTCCAACGTCAGACCAACGTTTAGAACTGACTCGTTTGGCTTTTGAACAATACGGAGAAACTTACTTTGTTGATGACCAAGAAATCAAACGTGGCGGATTAAGCTACACGATCGACACTGTAATGAGTCTGCGTAAATCCTATGAAGCGGCAGATTTGTTTTTGATCGTTGGCGCTGATAAATTTGAAGAGCTTTCTCAGTGGAAAGACTATCAAAAACTTCTTTCGGAAGTGAACTTAATCGTGACGACTCGCCCCGGTTACGACACGCCGGAAACGTTAGAAGAAATGCCAGCGTACTTGAAGCCAATGGTTTCAGATTTTGACTTTAACTTTATTGAGTTAAACACCGGTCGCAGCATTCAGTTCATCACTTTGCGTGATATCGAAATTTCGGCAAGTGAAGTTCGTAAGTGGTTGCGCACGGGAAAGCCCGTAGAAAAATATCTTCCACTTGCAGTTGAATCTTACATCAAAGAACACAAGCTGTATCGCAACCTTGGCGATCGTATTGGTGACTTCACAAAGTTTTCTGCGTTCTGCGCGGATGTGCTGTTTGCAAAAAAAGGCATTAACGTCCGTGGGTTTGACTTAACGGGCAGCTCGGCGCCAAGCGAATACACTTTGATTGCTTCAGGGACCTCAACTCGTCACGCGGCTGCAATGGCTGAAAATATCGTGATGGCGGTTAAAGAAGAATACAACGTGCATCCACAAAGTGTTGAAGGTATCGATGAAGGCCGCTGGGTTTTAGTCGATTACGGCTCTTTGATCGTTCACATCTTCTATGATTTTGTTCGTCAAGAATACAATCTAGAAAACTTGTGGCGCGACGGTAAAGACATGGGTCTTAAAGATCCATATGTTGGAAAACCAGGAACGCCCTAG
- a CDS encoding LolA family protein — MLKSLKVLLFFVFSLSTAFAASNSIASSTTALQKITKKYRSTKLVEMNVEKTVKSELLGKETKHEGKIFLGAGKFRWENTKPEKTLLVYDGKTIWSEQSPPPEFGGPVQVARGKVDKKTKSHILLSTLIGTDIKKNFKVLGDKKDGDILTVDVQPLQDDLNIKAMSLRLNTKDNTLNQVSYKDDIGNMTTLTFTNVNFLKSEKKNLFKYQPPKDAQVTDL; from the coding sequence ATGCTTAAGTCGCTTAAAGTCCTTCTCTTTTTCGTGTTTTCACTTTCTACCGCTTTTGCCGCTTCGAACTCTATCGCGAGTTCAACAACGGCTTTGCAAAAAATCACAAAAAAATACCGCAGCACGAAGCTTGTGGAAATGAATGTGGAAAAAACGGTGAAGTCTGAATTATTAGGTAAAGAAACAAAACACGAAGGCAAAATCTTTTTAGGTGCAGGAAAATTTCGTTGGGAAAATACCAAGCCTGAAAAAACATTGTTGGTGTATGACGGTAAAACAATCTGGAGTGAGCAAAGTCCTCCTCCTGAGTTTGGTGGACCCGTACAGGTGGCTCGTGGCAAAGTAGACAAGAAAACAAAATCACACATCTTGCTTTCGACACTTATCGGAACAGATATCAAAAAGAACTTCAAAGTTTTGGGTGATAAAAAAGATGGCGATATTTTGACGGTCGATGTTCAACCGTTGCAAGACGATCTGAACATCAAAGCCATGAGCCTTAGATTAAATACTAAAGACAATACATTGAACCAAGTTTCATACAAAGACGACATTGGAAACATGACAACGTTGACCTTCACCAATGTAAACTTCCTGAAGTCTGAGAAGAAGAACTTGTTTAAATACCAACCTCCAAAAGACGCGCAGGTTACCGATCTATGA
- the obgE gene encoding GTPase ObgE, giving the protein MKFIDEVNITLASGRGGPGCVSFRRESMQARGGPDGGNGGKGGSVVIRTSRHINSLVDIRRNKKYSAQSGQMGMGRQKSGQDGEDFVLVVPEGTVLRNLEGEIVVDMTGISEYTLLKGGRGGMGNEFFKNSVNQAPEYAQPGEEGEELEVKLELKLIADVGIVGFPNAGKSTLISRISAAKPKIADYPFTTLTPNLGVVKAGDYSSFVVADIPGLVKGAHSGVGLGIQFLKHIERTRLFIHLIDASGMSGRDPLDDYNDINNELKMYDETNSDKEGFFPLATRPQFVVLNKIDTLSEKQLHKLKQKFKEASGQEPYAISAVTGTNIKEFIQELARQILVEKEEEQT; this is encoded by the coding sequence ATGAAATTCATCGATGAAGTAAATATCACTCTTGCGTCTGGCCGCGGCGGCCCAGGTTGCGTTAGCTTTCGCCGCGAATCTATGCAGGCCCGCGGGGGCCCAGATGGTGGCAATGGCGGTAAAGGCGGCAGCGTCGTTATCCGTACATCTCGTCATATCAACTCTCTTGTCGACATCCGTCGCAATAAAAAATACTCGGCCCAAAGTGGGCAAATGGGTATGGGACGTCAAAAATCCGGTCAAGATGGTGAAGACTTCGTTTTAGTTGTTCCAGAAGGAACAGTTCTAAGAAATCTTGAAGGCGAAATCGTTGTCGATATGACCGGTATTTCTGAATACACGCTGCTTAAAGGTGGCCGTGGGGGCATGGGCAATGAGTTTTTCAAAAACTCGGTGAACCAAGCTCCAGAATATGCGCAGCCCGGTGAAGAAGGCGAAGAGCTTGAAGTTAAGTTAGAGCTTAAGCTGATCGCTGACGTGGGGATCGTTGGATTTCCGAATGCGGGTAAATCAACATTGATCTCACGTATCTCTGCCGCGAAACCAAAAATCGCGGATTATCCATTTACAACACTGACTCCTAACTTGGGTGTCGTTAAAGCGGGCGATTACTCTTCGTTTGTGGTTGCTGACATTCCGGGCCTAGTTAAAGGCGCTCACTCTGGCGTGGGTTTAGGTATTCAATTTTTAAAACATATCGAACGTACACGTTTGTTCATTCACTTGATTGATGCTTCAGGAATGTCCGGCCGTGATCCGCTTGATGATTACAACGACATCAATAACGAACTTAAGATGTACGACGAAACTAACAGCGACAAAGAAGGGTTTTTCCCTTTGGCGACACGCCCTCAGTTTGTGGTGCTAAATAAGATTGATACTTTGAGCGAAAAACAACTTCATAAACTTAAACAAAAGTTTAAAGAAGCTTCTGGCCAAGAGCCATACGCAATTTCTGCGGTTACAGGAACCAACATCAAAGAATTCATCCAAGAATTAGCTCGTCAAATCCTTGTCGAGAAAGAAGAAGAACAAACATGA
- a CDS encoding Rne/Rng family ribonuclease yields MSAEILINVRPQETRVAYVDGGILSDLKIERKTSPTLVGSIHRGTVSRVLPGMQAAFVDIGLDKAAFLYVGDIREDVDDNFLSSVDRDEPLEMEGDDEKLPTHTTKTPIQDLLKEGQSILVQVAKDPLGTKGARLTTHLSLPGRFVVFLPTVRHLGISRRIEDETERERLRQLVQKINPSGGVIVRTAGEGASEEMLKADIEYLDRLSKEIFKSYEKKKTPGGVHTELDVELRALRDLMSEDVTSVWVDDVEVHKKVVKFVSQFMPKYKQNIVLYEEQKPLFDLYEIDIEISRSMERKIWLKSGGYIVIDEAEALVVIDVNTGKFVGKKDLEDTILKTNLEAVRETAHQLRIRNCGGIIIIDFIDMEKESHREKVLEALAEELGRDRARTNIVSMSQLGLVEMTRKRIRPSLIKTLCEPCSYCDGKGYIKRKSTVANEIFRELERDADMLINKKTNVVVHCHSQVVDWIYEVEGESLEMIEKKLGRSVAFKIEPNYHIEQYEIFFV; encoded by the coding sequence ATGTCTGCAGAAATCCTCATCAACGTTCGTCCTCAGGAAACCCGTGTTGCTTATGTCGATGGTGGGATACTCTCTGATTTAAAAATTGAACGAAAAACTTCTCCGACTTTAGTTGGTTCTATTCACCGTGGCACCGTGAGCCGTGTGCTGCCTGGCATGCAGGCAGCATTTGTGGACATCGGTTTAGACAAGGCAGCATTTTTGTATGTCGGCGACATCCGCGAAGATGTCGATGATAACTTCTTATCATCAGTGGATCGTGATGAACCACTAGAGATGGAAGGCGATGATGAAAAGCTTCCAACCCACACCACGAAAACTCCGATTCAAGATTTGCTAAAAGAAGGCCAGTCGATTTTAGTTCAAGTCGCTAAAGATCCATTGGGAACGAAAGGTGCTCGTTTAACAACGCACCTATCTTTGCCGGGTCGCTTCGTGGTTTTTTTGCCGACGGTTCGCCATTTGGGCATTTCTCGTCGTATTGAAGATGAAACCGAACGTGAACGATTAAGACAACTGGTGCAAAAAATTAACCCCTCTGGTGGCGTGATTGTGCGCACGGCGGGTGAGGGCGCCTCTGAAGAGATGTTAAAGGCGGACATCGAATATCTAGACCGATTAAGTAAAGAGATCTTTAAAAGTTACGAAAAAAAGAAAACTCCCGGCGGGGTTCACACTGAACTTGATGTAGAGCTTCGCGCGCTTCGTGATTTGATGAGTGAAGATGTTACTAGCGTTTGGGTGGATGATGTTGAAGTTCATAAAAAAGTTGTGAAGTTTGTGTCGCAATTCATGCCCAAGTACAAACAAAATATCGTGCTTTACGAAGAACAAAAACCGTTATTTGATTTGTACGAAATTGATATCGAGATTTCGCGCTCGATGGAGCGTAAGATTTGGCTGAAGTCGGGTGGATATATCGTTATCGATGAAGCTGAGGCCTTAGTTGTTATTGACGTCAATACCGGTAAGTTTGTCGGAAAAAAAGATCTGGAAGATACAATTCTAAAAACCAATCTTGAAGCTGTTCGTGAAACCGCTCATCAGCTGCGCATTCGTAACTGTGGGGGGATCATCATCATCGACTTTATCGATATGGAAAAAGAATCTCACCGCGAAAAAGTGTTAGAAGCTTTGGCGGAAGAGCTGGGTCGGGATCGTGCGCGCACCAATATTGTTTCGATGTCGCAATTAGGCTTGGTAGAGATGACTCGTAAACGCATTCGTCCAAGTCTGATTAAGACTCTTTGTGAGCCGTGTTCTTATTGTGATGGTAAAGGGTATATTAAGCGCAAATCCACAGTTGCTAATGAAATCTTCCGCGAGCTAGAGCGTGATGCAGATATGTTGATCAATAAAAAGACCAATGTGGTGGTTCACTGTCACAGCCAAGTGGTTGACTGGATTTATGAGGTTGAAGGCGAAAGCTTGGAAATGATCGAGAAAAAACTAGGCCGGTCCGTCGCCTTTAAGATCGAACCGAATTACCATATTGAACAATACGAAATCTTCTTTGTTTAA
- a CDS encoding phosphoribosyltransferase — MRGLQIRSLYRWVPGRSDILSRLILWLKGSRQKEAWHYYAKEMSRNYCETLPRNFKIYVVPAPSKKGQTDHAMLWAQGLSQALGAELLPCLRKTGQYAQRGADRGTRALIEMELIENNTDTVDFESQILWIFADDIVTTGATARSAHIALGRPANFQIWALAQRSLSCGASKDLL; from the coding sequence TTGCGTGGTTTGCAAATTCGCTCATTATACCGCTGGGTTCCGGGGCGGAGTGATATCCTTTCGCGCCTGATTTTATGGCTAAAAGGCTCTCGACAAAAAGAAGCTTGGCATTACTATGCTAAAGAAATGTCTCGAAATTACTGCGAGACCTTGCCGAGGAATTTCAAAATCTATGTGGTTCCCGCGCCATCCAAAAAAGGGCAAACGGATCACGCGATGCTTTGGGCCCAAGGCTTGAGTCAGGCTCTGGGGGCGGAACTCCTGCCGTGCCTGCGAAAGACGGGACAGTATGCCCAGCGCGGGGCAGACCGCGGCACTCGGGCGCTTATTGAGATGGAACTTATTGAAAATAATACAGATACTGTGGATTTTGAGTCGCAAATACTGTGGATTTTCGCCGACGATATCGTAACCACAGGGGCTACCGCGAGGTCTGCTCATATCGCCTTGGGCCGACCAGCAAACTTCCAGATTTGGGCTTTAGCTCAGAGGAGCCTCTCTTGCGGGGCGTCCAAGGATCTGTTATAA
- a CDS encoding thymidine phosphorylase encodes MAFLPAEIIKAKRNGQALSDDEISEFILGYARGQIPDYQMSALLMATFFKGMTTQETLSLTKAMLHSGEVVDLSSVSGFKVDKHSTGGVGDKTSLILGPIVAAAGVPVPMISGRGLGHTGGTLDKLEAIPGFNTQKSLPEFVELVGKHLICFIGQTKEICPADKKIYALRDVTATVESLPLICASIMSKKLAEGIDGLVLDVKYGTGAFMKTPVLAEELAVNLMSIARGYGKKVTALLTNMDQPLGRYSGNSLEVEECVAIMKNEKFIGAAGYDLYEDTRELSLRLSAHMLLLAGKGPNEEACYQLAVEVLRSGKALAKFEELCQIHGGNLSALPQPKHHLPLVSDKSGFIQGFHTESIGVAGIIIRAGRAQTTDIIAPTAGVEFHVKVGDEVKAGEPIFTLHGDDKDLLQSAVPLLKSAVNISLQKPAKPSLIIKTLL; translated from the coding sequence ATGGCTTTTCTTCCGGCCGAAATCATCAAGGCTAAACGCAATGGCCAAGCTTTGAGCGATGACGAAATTTCAGAATTTATTTTGGGATATGCACGTGGACAGATTCCTGACTACCAAATGTCGGCTTTATTAATGGCGACATTTTTTAAGGGCATGACGACACAAGAAACCCTTTCTCTGACTAAAGCCATGCTTCATTCCGGCGAGGTGGTTGATCTTTCCAGCGTTTCTGGCTTTAAAGTGGATAAACATTCCACCGGTGGTGTGGGCGATAAGACAAGCCTGATTCTAGGGCCGATTGTCGCCGCCGCAGGTGTTCCCGTTCCCATGATTTCAGGTCGTGGCCTTGGTCACACTGGAGGGACATTAGATAAACTGGAAGCCATCCCCGGCTTCAACACACAAAAGTCTTTACCCGAGTTCGTAGAGCTTGTGGGCAAACATCTAATTTGTTTTATCGGGCAAACAAAAGAGATTTGCCCTGCCGATAAAAAAATCTATGCCTTACGTGACGTCACCGCGACCGTTGAAAGTCTGCCACTTATTTGCGCTTCGATCATGTCTAAAAAGTTAGCCGAAGGCATCGATGGTTTGGTCCTTGATGTGAAATACGGCACCGGTGCGTTTATGAAAACACCGGTTTTAGCAGAAGAGTTAGCGGTCAATTTAATGTCGATTGCTCGAGGTTATGGCAAGAAAGTCACCGCCTTACTAACAAATATGGATCAGCCTTTAGGAAGATACTCAGGAAACTCTTTAGAGGTCGAAGAGTGCGTGGCCATAATGAAAAACGAAAAGTTCATAGGGGCCGCAGGATATGATCTTTACGAAGACACTCGTGAGCTTAGTTTGCGACTTTCTGCACACATGCTGCTTTTAGCGGGTAAAGGCCCCAATGAAGAGGCGTGTTATCAATTGGCTGTCGAAGTTTTAAGATCCGGAAAAGCCCTAGCGAAATTTGAAGAGCTCTGCCAGATTCATGGCGGAAATCTTTCGGCTTTACCACAACCAAAACATCATTTGCCTTTGGTTAGTGATAAGTCAGGATTTATTCAAGGCTTCCACACCGAAAGCATCGGCGTTGCCGGAATTATCATCAGAGCAGGTCGCGCGCAGACCACAGATATCATCGCCCCTACCGCGGGTGTAGAATTCCACGTGAAGGTGGGTGATGAAGTGAAAGCGGGCGAGCCTATTTTCACTCTGCACGGGGATGATAAAGATCTTTTGCAGTCCGCTGTTCCGCTCTTAAAATCAGCAGTGAATATTTCCTTGCAAAAGCCGGCGAAGCCTAGTTTGATAATTAAGACCTTGTTGTAG
- the rpmA gene encoding 50S ribosomal protein L27 has product MASKKAGGSTKNGRDSQSKRLGVKRFGGEKVLPGTIIVRQRGTKFHLGNNVKMGRDYTIYSVVEGLVKFERFSKERFKVSVYPKAV; this is encoded by the coding sequence ATGGCAAGTAAGAAGGCCGGCGGTAGTACAAAGAACGGACGTGATTCACAGAGTAAACGCTTAGGCGTAAAACGTTTCGGTGGCGAAAAAGTTCTTCCTGGAACAATCATCGTTCGTCAGCGTGGAACAAAATTCCACTTGGGCAATAACGTAAAAATGGGTCGCGATTACACGATCTATTCAGTAGTTGAAGGTCTTGTTAAATTTGAACGTTTCTCTAAAGAGCGTTTCAAAGTCTCTGTTTATCCAAAAGCTGTCTAG